The Herpetosiphonaceae bacterium nucleotide sequence TGTTGCATCTGCACGATTCAGCGCGGCCAGAATACGGTCAAACGCATCTGTGGCGATCCGTCCTTTCTCGATGAGATACACAACCTCAGCCAGCACAATCGAGGATATGGCGATTTGATCACCAGCGCTATCGATCTGATCGAGCAGTGTTTGCGCTGCACGTGATAAGCGCGAATCATTATAGAGATACCACAAAATTGTATGGGTATCAGCAAGGACACGGATTGTCATACGGCGTCACTGGG carries:
- a CDS encoding PIN domain-containing protein; the protein is MTIRVLADTHTILWYLYNDSRLSRAAQTLLDQIDSAGDQIAISSIVLAEVVYLIEKGRIATDAFDRILAALNRADATLVEIPLDSLVVQAMRQIDRAHVPELPDRIVAATALHLGVPVISRDLKIRASIVTTIW